In Lolium rigidum isolate FL_2022 chromosome 7, APGP_CSIRO_Lrig_0.1, whole genome shotgun sequence, the DNA window gaGTCCAATTCGGATGGTTTGGTCCGAACTTTCTATAACTGTTTGGTCAAAAACGTATCTGCACATTGCGGGCCCTTTTCGAGGTAGTAAACGACCTCAAATCAAAATCTCGTAAACAACAAATTTGTTCGTCTAaaaaaaacgaagaactttcatgttgaccacttttccATCCGAATTAATCTTGAGCGTCTCATCAAGGTCGCAAGAAAATATATCAATTCTGATGTTTTCGTCTCTTTTCCAATTTCGCTCGCGCCTTACCCTAGAGGCCTCTATGGTcggtcgccccacctcgggtagttCGAGTTCCAGCAGTATTTTAGCTCCACAAATTGCATACTAACTCGGATCGCGATGAttcaaaaaccaaagttgcttgtTTCGACGAGACACACAAGTTTTGTTTATATCACTTCTTCATTTAAGGTCATGTTAAAGGAGCTCTAGTGGAAGGCTTCATATATCGATCCTTGAGATCACCTCTGACTGCTAGCATAATCGGCTATCAAGCCGGATCATGGCACAACTTGGAATGGTGGACATGGTGTCTCCTAATTGAGCAATATATGTGTCGCGCCGAACACCGAATTATGTTCTTGATTAGCCATCGGCCCAAAACGAGTATCAACaatgtgtcctggcatgattcttgcggtcatcctcgatgatcatgttgtgcatgatcacacaagcctgcatcacctcccacatttggtcgtgagaccagcttagagcagggtaccggataatggcaaattgtgcttgaagcacaccaaatgcccgctcgacatccttcccgcaagcctcctgtcgcgtagcaaagtgggaattcttcggactcgatggattcgagattgttttgacaaaagtggcccattttggatatataccatcggctagataatagcctttgatatattcgtggccattgatctcatagttgcatggtggagcatgcccttccactagtctgccgaACACCGGAGAGCtgccgcaacacgttgatgtcattgtgtgatcccgccatgccaaaaaagaatgccaaatccacaggtcataatctgccacggcttcaagcaccacaccgcaatatccatgacgccctttgtatataccttgccaagcaaacgggcggttcttccatgcccggtgcatgcaatcgatgcttccaagcattctagGAAATCCTCCGacaagcattttgtgccatgatccttgcagtctcttccacagttggccctctcaagtagtatttgccaaactttcccaccacagctcggcaaaacttgtacatgcactcaatggcagtagactcactcatgcgaaggtagttgtcctgtgtatcggcaggtgctccgtatgcaagactcCTCATggtggcggtgcacttctgaatcgacgagaacccgacaacgcctacagcgtcgagcttgagcttgaagtaggggtcgaactctcgaacgccatggaggatattcatgaacagccccttgctcatcatGTAcctgcgccgaaaattgtcggcatgtgttgcatcgtcggcgaagtagtcgttgtgcagcatggcatgcccctccatcctctgccggggcttggacttccttctccccggccatgatcctccgcggcgcggcctcttcctcttctctgcctcggcgtcaagcatgtcctggagggacgcgatgatcatcaAATGCTCctggaggtcgtcgtcgaaggcttgctcctcctccagcagcagggcaaccatctcatagtcgctatccatgtctaaaagcaaaatcaatggttaaaattacaCCGAGGCAGACGACACAACGAACTGCGGCCAATcgtgcctacctggcaagtcgtcgagcaccttgtgtgcgcgggggtggggcggatttgacgccgcgttctgggacgcgatggacaagcggcggcggcggaatgaccggcgggagcgccagccgcggcgacggcgccgactctcagaagagatcagacgcTCAAACGGCCGGCAAATCAAGCGGCGGTCGAGGGGtgcgaggcgcgggaaggaaggagcgacgggaAAAAAAGGCGCgaatcaacggtttatgcaaCACGTCGCCAACATGTGGAAATccacgtcgcttcgcctcgcttttcgttgtgtccggcgtgcccggagcgtcccctgtgggacggggacgaccTCGGGCGCTGGACAAAATTGGGCTTTGAAGGACGCGGCTAGAACCGTTTTTTTGTTCCGGCGCGCTTAAATTGCTTTGGGGCGCTTTGGGGGACCCGAgtgggagatgctcttagttcgcTTTTCAGAGTGCTCCAGCATGCCAGTGCTTCGCACAAGTGACACAAAGTACTCCTCCTGCGCTCGCAATAACTTCTCGTGGATGGCTCCATCGATCGATCTATTTCTTCAACTCCCAAGTTATTGCGCCATGGCAACCACTACTACTTGCTTGCCGTCTGACGCCATTTACTCGCCCGCACCCGTCCATCTCCTCTTCTCCTTTAAACCCCCGACTCCCGCGCACTCGCCATCACAGCTCAGCTCAGCAGAGCAGAACCCCCTGCCGCTGCACTCTCGCCTGAGCCACCTCGCACGGACCGACGCAATGGCCAAGTGGTGGCTCGTCGCCTCCCTCCTTCTGTGCGTCGCGGTGGCGACAGCGGCGGCCCGGGGCGTGCCTGCCGGCGACGACTGCGACACCGTTGCTGCTGAGGCCGGTCGTGACGGCGCTGGTCTCGACGAAGCCAAGACCGTCTTCGGTGGGAGCAATGACGGCGGCCTCTTCGGCGGGGGCGTCAACGGCGGCCCGCTCGGCTCGGGGATCGCCGGGTTCGGCCCGCACGGCGGTTTCGGGGCCGGCGCCGGGCCGTTCGGTGGGTTCGGCGGCGGGTTCGGCGCtggcgggggtggaggaggaggaggcggcggcggcggcggcggcctgccttAAGCGGTCGTTGCCAGTACGTGCGCGCTTACGTGACCGTACTACGCGTTTGTGCATGCTTTATTACATGCATTAGTGGTCTAATAAAAAGCCTTTTGTGATTAGCTGTGTCAGATGTACGGCTCGTATATGTGGTGTTGCCATTGCCCTCTGTTTGTGTGTGTCTAATTAGTTAAGACGTTAAGTAGTGGTTGAGTGGTGTATTGGCGTGCATGAAGTGGAGCCGTGTTGCGGAGTTTGACGTGAGTTCATCTGCTAATTCAGCTGCCACAGCTGCCTGTATTCAATTGCGAAGCTCCAAAGTTCAATCTAGTGGCAGATTTTCATTGTCTTATTTTGAATTCCATTTTGTGTATCTGCGAAACATATTGCCTCATCTAGTGGAGGCTCTATCGATATATTCACTTTATAAACACGATTTTATCCCATTTTagcatttttcttgtttttgtcAAGGTAGGACCGGTACGTTAACATGGTGCAACAAAATGTGTAAAGAACCGAGGTCACCGTCGATGATCATGTCTagacttgttttttttttaaatcaacaGGGAGGACCTCCCCGATTCCATCGATCAGATCAAGAAATCGAAACACTTCGGCTCGAGGTTCAGTTATTACAaaaccactgttcaaaaaatcgggcGAGATACCGATTCATCGTGATAGCCTATAAGATTTTGTCATATCAGCTGATTTGTCGCTGGCATGATATTTCAGCCGATTTTCCCATTTGATAACCGATATTTCGGACGATTTCCAGTGAAATTTTTCTGAAATTCGTTTTGATATTTTCGTCCTATAATTTTGAAGAACCATGCATTAGGTCAAAATTTCCATTTTCtgttgattcaaatgcaaggaatcaaggtaatacttatgttCAATTCtctaaaattattttcaaatagcatattatagaaaatttattgcaaaaaattaggatttacaaaaaaaataagccgataaatgACCGACCGATAAGATAGATTAATCACCCGATAAGCGATTTATCTCCATTTTGAGGCAGACCGATTAGTTCCcgattaacgattt includes these proteins:
- the LOC124672472 gene encoding glycine-rich cell wall structural protein 1.0-like, which encodes MAKWWLVASLLLCVAVATAAARGVPAGDDCDTVAAEAGRDGAGLDEAKTVFGGSNDGGLFGGGVNGGPLGSGIAGFGPHGGFGAGAGPFGGFGGGFGAGGGGGGGGGGGGGGLP